The genome window CGTCCATAAACACAGGTGATGGTAGTGTGCTGATAGGAATGGTTGCCGATGCATATGGATGCCTGGGGTACACAATGCAAGCAGGATGATTCAGTTAATATGTTAATATAATTATCAGTCCAAAACTCAGTATCATCAAAAGGCAACTCGACACTGTGATTTGCATCGACAAGCAACAACGTTTACCACCAGATCTTCATTTTAGCAGACACGCCAAACATTGTCATTTAAGTAGGCTTCCAAATGGATTTGATGCATGTCATGCAAAAGATTGGACcggaatctaaaaaaaaaaaaaatgcgagATAGCAATATTCAACAATGATCCCAAtttcggaaaaaaaaaaagtgcaaaaaaagaaatatatgacAAATGCAAGCAAACAAAGTTAGTAATGACATTGAAATATTTCAGAGAAGGCACACAATATCACCTACCTCTCAGATATCCAATAATTCACTAAATCAGATGTACAGTCTAATCTTGACTAGGCTCAGAATCTTATATGAATGCATAGCAATTAATCCAAATGACAGCCATTACATCCCCGAGTATCTTCTAAATAGCCAATATTGACTGGGAACAGAAAAGAGGAAAAAGGTTCATCCAGCAATTTCAAGACACAGCAAAAATTTTGAAGCACTTTATGGTATGTTCTTTGAGATGATCAACAACCATATCAATACCGCAAGCATCTTCCTTTCTAGTGGTACAACCAGTTCAAAGAGAGAATGGTGATATTGACTATTCAGGACCGCAATTTCAGCAGGGAGTCTGTGGCCAATTTAGCATGAGGACCAGCATACATCAACCAAAAGACACTAGCTTAGCCTATTTTGGTGGAAACTAGTGTGCTTTGGCTTGTTATGGAACCATAAAGACTGAAACTAGGAAGGCACCAAAAGAGCAGTGCATCACTCAAGAGCAATAAGTAAAACTTAGTGTTACCTCAACCAACACACACCCACACACTCACCCCTCTTTCCTGTGTCCCGACCATGAGacatctttttctcttcctctctatATTATATGGTCTCTTTCCCTTGATGCCCTCTATTCTCCATATACTATACCAATTTGAGCATCAACCAACATAGCACTACTATCCAAGAACAAGACTGTCCCAAATTCTGTCACCACATCAAAAGGAGCAACCTAATTATGAAGCCACGCCCTCTACTATTGCCATATCATGGATGATATATTCTCTCTTAAATGTGGATGATGAGAATTTGAGGATTATAGACTCATATTTATGATGTCAAGCAAATGGAAGAATGCAGAGTTGAAAAACCAAAGGGAGTATGCATCTGTGTGACAGAATCTAATAACTTGCAGATGATTTACAACTATAGGACCATTTGTAACCAAACTAAGTTCTAGCAGATGATCTAATCTACGACTATAGGAAACTAATAACTAGTTCAACCAGAATATGGACCATTTGTAACTAAAATAATAACTAGTTCAGCAAGAATATGGACCATTTCTTACCAAACTAAGTTCTTGCAGATGATCTACCAACCATAGGAAATTATAGAATTTCATTATAGTCCAACATGTATAGGACCAGTGGTGCTTCATTCCAGTTGTAAATCAGCTTGCTTCATTCCAGTTATAAATCAGCTTGCTTCTTTCCATGTTTAACTAAAGTCACACCACTGGCAATTGAGCAGCCAAGTAAACAGGCTGTTCAACAGCTTGTTCAGGAGCTTCCGCCTCAAGTAAACAGCTTGTTCAGGCTGTTCAACATGTATATGGACCAGTGGTGCTTCATTCCAGTTGTAAATCAGCTTGCTTCATTCCAGTTATAAATCAGCTTGCTTCTTTCCATGTTTAACTAAAGTCACACTACTGGCAATTGAGCAGCCAAGTAAACAGGCTGTTCAACAGCTTGTTCAGGAGCTTCCGCCTCACTATTGATGTGGCAGCTGGCATGGCAGAGTGAGGTCCCATTTGCTGAAAGAATTAGCATCAAGGCCTGGCAgctgaattatttttttatttttaacctAAGGTAGACATATTACTTTGTGAACTTTATGGCTTGTGTCACTCCAACTAAGGCAGACAGTGGTTAGAAAGGTGCTAAAAAAATCACAATCTGGGAAACTGAATTGCAATGCCAGACCTCAAACGGAAAAAGCACATGTGCAAATTTAAAGCATGTAGCATTAGCATCTAACAATACATGTGATGGCTGCAGATTCATTCCAGGAATGTTAGGTCACATCAAAGGCCACAAACATGCTTATTATAGTATAGACAACATGGGATATACAACCACAATACTAACCCTATCTCTCCATACGCAGATGCCATATATTCACATCAAGTGTACGTATGAATGTATACGTTTATAGATAGACATGAAGACAAGAAGCAATCAGCCAATAAGATATAAAGTCAatgaaaacacaatcaaacaCATATTAATTAATAAGCCATCCACCTAAAATGATCATAAGAGAAAAAGATCTGAATTTGACAGTAGACCAATGTATAAAAAAATGAAGATGGTTTCAGGAACAGCaataattttctttcaagtttaaATTATTTAGGCCAAAGTCAAACATCATTGATTTTTCTGATTCAGGATCAATTTGTTGTCTTAGCATGACGGCACCTAACTCATGAACTTTATTCATGCAATATATCTAGAGTGAGATCCTACAAATTAAATGTTGATATCTCAGTACATACAGCAGTGATTCTGTTATTGAGTCTTCTTTTCTTTGGTTGGTTGTGCCTGTATTCGGCTTAAGATGCTCACGTACTGCTTCATGACCGCATCATGTGCCACACCAAACTTTTCATCAACATGATCTTGATACTTGTCATACAAAGCAGGAAGTGTGCTAGACAGAAGGACTCCTGCAACATGATAAATTCTTTTATACTAATGCACCAATAGAATACAAAAGAAGATAATTCACCTAAACCATCCTCCCCTTTATCGAAACTAGTTCTGCAAAACTAACCTATGTAAACAAGGGTAAGGAAGTTGAACAGTCTCCCAATGTAGGCGATGAACCACAGAACCAAAATGACCTTTGAGATGAGATAGAGCATAGGAATCACCAGATCATAAAGGCAAGTCAAACAAGCGACATTTAAACCGAGCCTAGAACATCTAATGAAGTGCAAGAGGAGCACCTGAAGGAAAACCTTCCTATCTCTCCGGATGGTTATGTCGTGCCCAATTGCCAAGACCCGATTGATCCACACCCGAGCCCTGTCGGCAGCCTTACCTACTACCTCATCCGAAATCTCGAGATTAGGAAGGGGCGGAAGAGGTCTGAGGGTTTGAAGAATTTGCACGACTTAGCAAGGAAGTCATCCCAAGAAGATTTGGAACAAACCGGATATCGACAGCAAACCTGTTGAGGAGCAAGGCAGATTTGGCCCAGAAGAAGAGGATGAGCACGAGAAGGAGGATGGCGTTCGCAAAGACGGACAAGAAGCTGTAACCGGCCCGCTCGAAGAGGAACCACACCGTCGTGGCACCGACCGCCATGAGAACCGCCGCGTTCCTGTGCCTCCATAGAAGCACATCGGCGACTGGACGAAGCAATAACATCCATAGATGAAAAGAAGGCAGCAGAGCGAAGCAGCGATGCGAAATCCTAGGGCAGTGGGGGTGGGGGGCGAAAGGCAATACCAGCGCCGCCGCCGAGGGCATGGTGCACAGATCGCCGAGTCCGGCCGGAAGGGGGCAAGGAGGCGGCGGATGGAGGCGCATCCGGAGCTAACGGGAGGTCGAGATCTTGCACGGCGGCCATCGGGATGGCTTCTTCTAGGGTTTTTGAGTTCGGCTTGTAACAGTGGAGAAGAATTGAAACGAGAGCTGCGAATggaatctcctctctctctctccctctccctctcgtcGCTCTCTTCGGAATCCGTTGCTCGTCGTCTAAGTTGCCCTCGGCGACGATGCGATTTCTATGCGTGGGTGACGCTCGCCTCTGACGACCGAGTCAGGGTTCAGGCTCTCAACTGGCGTGGAGTGGTGGCGTAAGTGTGCCCAGCGACGGGATTGTGGGCCCATGGTGTCTCTTAGCCATGTGCAGAACCTGTTCCCTGCGTGAGTGAGCACACCGTCATGAAACGGATCCTCCCCAATTCGTAGAAACAAAGGACGGCAGCACCAAATGATGGGGATGAGTATCAAAGCATATGTTGACTTATAGTTGGAACAGCATATGTTTGACTTATAGTTAAAACTCGTTAGGATCCattgatttataaaatttatattaaaatgtaagtgaaatatctaattttatttatcctaacgttatggatattattgataaaaatattaaaataataaataaaacaataattttaatattttaattatattttcgatACTTACAGACAATTATGTTATCGAGGACCACGTATAGTTGTTGTAGATGAATAGTAAAAATTACGATAAAAGTTGAGGTATAAAGATAAAAGGAAGAAGACGACATAGATGCAAACACTTTGCATATGCATCGATGCAGCTCAACAACTACATCAACGTAGCTCAACAATTATGTCAGTATTGCTTCGTAACCCCATCCTCTAGCTCTAACCCAGCAGGATGACTTTCACCTCTCAACCACCCTACATCATCATTTTATAGCGATCCACCAAGGATTTATGAGCTTTTTTGTCGAGCTATCATTATAGACTTAGAAGTGGAGAAGCAAAAGTTAGAGAATGATGAGACCATAGAGTGTAAAGGGGAGGCAGTAAGATTTGGGATCATAAGAAATGCAAAGGGGGTGGACTCATCGTGGACTTATGTCAAAGACATGATAGCCAACATTGAAGGAGTGGCAAATAGCATAGATGACCTAGCGGATGTTATAAACCATGAGGAAATTAGCGCCATGAACGAACATGTCATAGTCCTAACAAAGGAAGACTACGTCAGCTCGCAACAAATCGTCGCTCTTTCGTTGCTTTGTATTTGTGTCAACACTAACGTAGTTGTCGAGCAAAGACGATGCAGACGTAGAGCGTCAGTATTTgtattatctttttcttcttctctcacgTCCTGTCATCATTCTCTCTCTCCTCATGTATAATAGTTATCCATGCCCCAAGCAGTATCATCATTTGTCACCATCGAAAAGGTAATTGAGACATTGAGATCAATTATTTTTATCCATTATTTTCGTACTTCTGTTAgtaaaattgataaaattatgataaataaagttatatgttttacttttataaatatagcTATAGGGattgaatgtaatttttttaaatctaacgactaaaatattaaaaagatgtaACTAAAGGAGTAACGTATAATTATAATTAGCCCGAAAAATTCTTCAAATTTTTAGaagaatatttataaataatctaTTAACAAACCTATCGCTTTGATTAAGAATTCTAAGTACGTGCATCCGTTGGAAAGTAATATTGGACGAGATCATACTTCTGTTAAATGGATTAAACCTCACTATGAGTAGGTAAATCATCagtaattataattaatattaattaatattaattaatcaTGTATAAAAAATATACTTAAACCAAATAATTTCCGGAGCAATAACCCATACATACGTTAAATAGTATACATATCCTTCAGACTATTGTACCTTACATTGAATTACACGAAATCATAATTACTTATAATTATCGATGATCAAATTAAGgctataattatttataatatatttgttattttcctcgattgatttgttttttttttctctcttctccgTTACACCAAGttttttaattatcttttcaTTTCTTTGTAAGTCTTATATTAAAGGAGCAAAAAACATTCCAAGGATTGGATAAACAATTTAAAATCTAGAGCCGTCTGGAATTTCCTAAGAGGTTGAAGAAGATActcaataatataattattttaaatatgatcACAAATAGCATTTCGataaaaagaagaataaattttcagaaaaaaactcatctttttttattttttctgcaaAGCATCCTCAATTCCAAAATTATCAACACtatctccttttttttatttacaaaatacatggaatattttttttcttttttttcgtgtggactagttataatatttttgtactatgctatacaaattttataaaagCATTATGTTTACGGTATTTTTACACTATGttctaatgtttttgataatattaaaaaactataatataatattttaaatttaataatattgaataaaatattataacacaatttcataatattataatatcctatatattaattttattataaaatatttattgatatcactaaaaaaattataactgaactaattcaccctatcaatctgtgtgtgtgtatatatatatatatatatatatatatatatatatatatatatatatatatatatatatatatatataaagaaggtAAGTGGCGAAAGTATTTTAGgtattaaaaaaattttgaaaatgtgaAACGTTTttcggaaaaataaaaaaaaagaggattTTCCAAGAAGTCTCCCTAAAATATCTTAGTGTGACCGTTGACTATTTTCATATGATGCATATGCATTGCCTGTGGCTAAATATCCGGCTGGGATTGTAATTGCCTGACCCCGGCAGAACACCGCTACCTAACTCGTGATTGGGAATCATGTTGTGGGTCCGAGTTTTACAATACCTGGAATGAGGGAGATTTTAAACGGGTAGGTTGAAACATCAAGCTTTTATTCCTCGACCGTGGAACACAAGTTTTAAGCTAATTTGATTCCGCTACCGTCGAACGTCATTTCAAGAAACCGGTCAGGTTCACTGAAACGGCACTCTGGAGTCGCCTATTTGATCGGCTTCTTATTATTCTTTCTCTCTTCATGTAATCcatggcggcggtggcggtggcggcggcggcgggagccGATGGGTTTCGAGCTCTGGACGAGGCATCCTTGGTGGAGTACATCAGGGCCACGCCGGCTCTCCGCGCCCAGTTGGGCGAACAGTTGGAGGGCCTCGCCATTAAGGAAGTCGGCAATGGCAATCTCAACTTCGTCTACATCGTCGCTGGCCCCGCCGGATCCATTGTCATCAAGCAGGTAGTTTTTCTGactatttgatttagctttgtgcaTTGTTTGCTGTATGCGGACTTCATGGTCACTGGGTTTCGCTTTCGGACCGTATGACTGTAGCTCGATCTGAGAGGTAGAAGGGTTGATGCTTGACAAGACAAGGTTTCCGATGGTATGAATAATCGCTTATTCACACTCATTCATTGAAGTAAGGTATAGTGTTGGAAAATGGATTTTGAAGTAGTGGAAATGCATAAAAGCAAAGCACATAGGATTCAGGCAAAGCACAGAGATGTTTCCTTGAATACTACAACTTCTGCACAACATCGATGTAGGATTCTTCTGGAGATCCAGCCCCTGATATTCAACGCTGAGATCGCTAGTCTATCAAAAATTACAGTGGGTGTGTATAACAGAGATGTCTCCTTTGAGAGTCTGGATGGCTGAAAATTGTTGGTGAGATGGAGATAAAGGGAAAATGGAAACTTATGTTGTAACCATGCTTGTGAACTGGAATATTTTTCTCGTCATCAATTTCTCCACTCCATGGATATTCCGTTCCTAGGATATCTATCTAAGATATGAAATTCTTGGTTGATCTATGGGAACAATATTCGATTCTCAGTAGAATAGAAAGTGTTTTTTAGTGTCAATGACAAAACATTATTTAGAGGCAATAGGAAAGAAGAAACTTGCTAGAGATTGAAATATGAAGAAAGGGAAACTTCTTCATTTGTTTAGAGCTATTGTCGTATATTTAGAGAAGTAGAGAAGtcccaatcatgaggccatgaatTATATTAGGGGGAAAATCCAATTGTAATATTCTTGAAAGATGATAATATAATGTGTTGCAACAAGATGAGAGTCTGAGTAACATTGATGGGTTTGTAGTGGTCTATGGTTGGTAGACTGTACACTCATGTTTCTAGCAACCACACTCCTAAAACTTATTATATACTGTTATATCCATTTGTTTGACtttcttataaatatttaattGTTTGGTTGATGTTCATGTCAAATAATGGTTTATATGCATGGAAGTGCTAGTTTTTGATACTCATCTACTAAATGAATACTTTATTTGGTTTTATATGATTGACATGGCTTGCTTAGAACTGAAAGTGAAAAGTCTTTCAGTTTTTCTGTGTCGAACATTGTTGTTCCTCCCTTTGTAGTGTAAGAACAAAACCATTTCTTGTGTTTGAGTTTTTGCTTTGAATCTTTCTTCTGCATGATATATCACTTATTTGGAATTTTGCTTTTTGtttaaaaattatatgatattagcTGTATCCTCCTTTCTACTTTTCCGATGCTGAATCAAGTTGATCTCATTTGTCTGCATGGCAAACAGGCTATTCCATATCTTCGCTTAATTGGTGCTTCATGGCCTCTGACGAAGGAGCGTGCTTATTTTGAGTCACTTGCCTTAAAAGTGCATGGTAGTCTGTGCCCAGATCATGTGCCACGAGTTTACCATTTTGACCAGCCATTGTCTTTGATTGCTATGCGTTACTTGGAGCCTCCACACATAATTTTGCGGAAAGGGTTAATTGCTGGAATTGAATATCCATTGCTTGCACAACACATGTCGGACTATTTGGCAAGAACACTTTTCTTCACATCGCTTCTTTATCATTCCACATTAGAGCATAGACATGCAGGTACAGTTGTTAatcataaatcttgaatataatgAATGAATATTGTTGGAAGTATTCTATTATTTAGTTCATACTGTTCATTTTTCTTGAACTTTATAACTTTGTAAGTATGCATCTAGAAACAatattttattgtttattttgtttGATCTTTAGAACTTTGTCATTGTGTACCTAGGAACAAGATGTTTAAGttgatgaatataaaaattttgagAGTTCTTTATC of Musa acuminata AAA Group cultivar baxijiao chromosome BXJ1-7, Cavendish_Baxijiao_AAA, whole genome shotgun sequence contains these proteins:
- the LOC103990548 gene encoding reticulon-like protein B11 isoform X2, whose protein sequence is MAAVQDLDLPLAPDAPPSAASLPPSGRTRRSVHHALGGGAVADVLLWRHRNAAVLMAVGATTVWFLFERAGYSFLSVFANAILLLVLILFFWAKSALLLNRPLPPLPNLEISDEVVGKAADRARVWINRVLAIGHDITIRRDRKVFLQVILVLWFIAYIGRLFNFLTLVYIGVLLSSTLPALYDKYQDHVDEKFGVAHDAVMKQYVSILSRIQAQPTKEKKTQ
- the LOC103990548 gene encoding reticulon-like protein B11 isoform X1, translated to MAAVQDLDLPLAPDAPPSAASLPPSGRTRRSVHHALGGGAVADVLLWRHRNAAVLMAVGATTVWFLFERAGYSFLSVFANAILLLVLILFFWAKSALLLNRPLPPLPNLEISDEVVGKAADRARVWINRVLAIGHDITIRRDRKVFLQVLLLHFIRCSRLGLNVACLTCLYDLVIPMLYLISKVILVLWFIAYIGRLFNFLTLVYIGVLLSSTLPALYDKYQDHVDEKFGVAHDAVMKQYVSILSRIQAQPTKEKKTQ